From Portunus trituberculatus isolate SZX2019 chromosome 37, ASM1759143v1, whole genome shotgun sequence, one genomic window encodes:
- the LOC123514096 gene encoding piggyBac transposable element-derived protein 3-like yields MGVSFYSPGRQLTRFTHLEVANDVVEKSRSQKIDVVLLPPAAGCRGIESDEEDDDDILDKDWIPNEVSGEVEVHEEEEEDDVAEEDVAKESENEENRRWRKTERLPLQAHCMPQKVGEDHFGKEPYEIFNLFFGPEIIQHITEQTNLYAVRDKNASNFHVTEEEIRKFLGLLLISGYHSLPSENDYWSTSEDLVAPVFAKTMSRDRFRTIKRYLHLADNSNLAGSKMAKVLPLLEMIRSNCQKFGVFHELLSIDESMIPYHGHHSAKQFIRNKPIRFGYKMWMLCGVDGYPYNFSIYCGKEGDSKTRQLGSHVVMSMLQPVESPDHHVVFFDNFFTSHGLLTELTAKGFRACGTVRDNRTGKCPLPLKERS; encoded by the exons ATGGGTGTGTCTTTTTACAG cCCTGGTAGACAACTGACTCGATTCACACATCTTGAAGTGGCAAACGATGTGGTTGAGAAAAGCAGAAGTCAGAAAATTGACGTGGTGTTGCTGCCTCCTGCTGCTGGATGTCGGGGTATTGAGAGTGATGAAGAGGATGACGATGATATTTTAGACAAGGATTGGATTCCAAATGAAGTTAGTGGTGAGGTAGAAGttcacgaggaggaagaagaggatgatgttGCTGAGGAAGATGTTGCCAAGGAGAGTGAGAATGAGGAAAATCGGCGatggaggaaaacagaaaggtTACCACTACAAGCACACTGCATGCCGCAGAAGGTGGGAGAAGATCATTTTGGCAAGGAACCTTATGAAATATTCAACTTGTTCTTTGGGCCTGAAATTATCCAACACATTACTGAACAAACAAATTTGTATGCCGTTAGAGACAAGAATGCATCAAACTTTCATGTCACTGAGGAAGAAATACGTAAATTCCTAGGCCTATTGCTTATAAGTGGATACCACAGTCTGCCATCTGAAAATGATTATTGGTCCACAAGTGAAGATTTGGTAGCACCTGTATTTGCCAAAACAATGAGCAGGGACAGATTCCGTACCATCAAAAGGTACCTGCACCTTGCTGATAACTCAAATCTAGCAGGCTCAAAGATGGCCAAGGTCTTGCCCTTACTTGAAATGATAAGAAGTAACTGCCAAAAGTTTGGTGTTTTTCATGAACTACTAAGCATTGATGAATCTATGATTCCGTATCATGGTCATCACTCTGCTAAGCAGTTCATAAGGAACAAACCAATAAGATTTGGCTATAAAATGTGGATGCTATGTGGAGTAGATGGATATCCATACAATTTTTCCATCTATTGTGGCAAAGAGGGTGACTCGAAGACTCGACAACTGGGGTCACATGTCGTGATGTCAATGTTGCAGCCAGTTGAAAGTCCTGACCACCATGTAGTGTTCTTTGACAATTTCTTCACAAGCCATGGATTACTGACAGAACTCACTGCAAAAGGGTTTCGAGCCTGTGGAACTGTTCGAGATAACAGAACAGGCAAGTGTCCTCTCCCCCTCAAAGaaagaagttga
- the LOC123513915 gene encoding piggyBac transposable element-derived protein 3-like, with amino-acid sequence MLNLAVVAAFRFYQYIGGSAGMSHIMFRREIARAMVKVQEHRKRLGGPSVQPAKAVRYDGVNHILDSCTQGRCCLCMKNTRLQCTKCGKRLHKMCSEAYHQK; translated from the coding sequence ATGCTAAATCTGGCAGTGGTGGCTGCTTTCAGATTCTACCAATATATTGGTGGATCGGCAGGTATGTCACATATAATGTTCAGGAGAGAAATTGCTCGAGCAATGGTAAAGGTTCAAGAACACAGGAAGAGACTTGGAGGACCCTCCGTACAGCCAGCAAAAGCAGTGAGGTACGACGGAGTGAATCACATTCTGGACTCATGCACTCAAGGTAGATGCTGCCTCTGTATGAAGAACACACGACTGCAGTGCACAAAATGTGGAAAGAGACTCCACAAGATGTGCAGTGAAGCCTATCATCAGAAGTAA